A genomic region of Streptomyces sp. NBC_00247 contains the following coding sequences:
- a CDS encoding helix-turn-helix transcriptional regulator has protein sequence MDHQQEVREFLTSRRAKISPERAGLPAGTRRRVPGLRRSEVAALADMSVEYYAKLERGNLAGASPAVLEAVARALRLDDAERAHLLRLAQAADGTDALTRPRRRRSARQWTPHRSLRWTLDAITGGPAFVRNGRMDILAENALARAFYRDVHASAGNQGNLARFAFLDPASHRFYPDWEPAADITVAILRTEAGRNPYDKELHDLVGELSTRSDEFRTRWGAHDVRHHGTGTKRYHHAVVGALTLAYEGLEMAAEPGLTLTVYTAEPGSPSEEGLRLLASWAATRDERQSARQT, from the coding sequence GTGGACCATCAGCAAGAAGTCCGTGAGTTCCTCACCTCACGGCGCGCGAAGATCAGCCCCGAGCGGGCGGGACTGCCCGCCGGAACCCGGCGCCGCGTCCCGGGGCTCCGCCGCAGCGAGGTCGCGGCCCTGGCCGACATGAGCGTCGAGTACTACGCCAAGCTGGAGCGCGGCAACCTCGCGGGAGCCTCCCCGGCTGTACTCGAAGCCGTCGCCCGGGCCCTCCGGCTCGACGACGCCGAGCGGGCCCACCTGCTGCGCCTGGCGCAGGCGGCCGACGGCACCGACGCCCTCACCCGGCCCCGGCGACGGCGGAGCGCACGGCAGTGGACGCCGCACAGGAGCCTGCGGTGGACGCTGGACGCGATCACCGGGGGTCCCGCGTTCGTCCGCAACGGCCGGATGGACATCCTCGCCGAGAACGCACTGGCACGGGCCTTCTACCGGGACGTCCACGCCTCGGCGGGAAACCAGGGCAACCTCGCCCGCTTCGCCTTCCTGGACCCCGCGTCCCACCGCTTCTACCCCGACTGGGAACCCGCCGCCGACATCACCGTGGCCATCCTGCGCACCGAGGCCGGACGCAACCCGTACGACAAGGAGCTGCACGACCTCGTCGGTGAGCTCTCCACCCGGAGCGACGAGTTCCGCACCCGCTGGGGCGCCCACGACGTCCGCCACCACGGCACCGGCACCAAGCGCTACCACCACGCGGTCGTCGGCGCGCTCACCCTCGCCTACGAAGGGCTGGAGATGGCCGCCGAGCCGGGTCTGACCCTCACCGTCTACACCGCCGAACCCGGCTCCCCCTCCGAGGAGGGCCTCCGCCTCCTCGCCTCGTGGGCCGCCACGCGGGACGAGCGGCAGTCGGCCCGGCAGACCTGA
- a CDS encoding YVTN family beta-propeller repeat protein, whose translation MSSRSVLRPSRPRRRFSALVAAGALAVAGLVALPAPAAQAVPPAPVAYVPDLLSDTVTALDTATNTAVATIPVGSSPIGVAVSPDGTRAYAANNGSASVSVIDTATNTVTTTIAVGAGPIKLAVSPDGGTLYTADSGANTVSVVDTATNTVTGTVAVGALPFGIALSPDGTRAYVSNNNGNTVSVIDTVTDTVVATVGVGLKPNVIKVTPDGTRAYVGNQNSHTVSVIDTATNTVTASVAVGIGPFGLSLSPDGSRAYASNNSASSVSVIDTTSNTVVATVGVGNGPFESAVTPDGASVYVPNGYEGTISVIDTATNTVTTTFPLGPFPYAVAFAPAVAAAPTADLTVAVTDAPDPVNAGDPLTYTATVNNNGSDAATGTTAAITLSGTARTITSATASQGSCAITAPTVTCALGTVADGASATVTVHVTPTAAGTLTATATATATETDPVPGDNTAAQSTTVATPPTADIDVDLTAQPHIGILVPYLSYTLTAHNTGPDAVTSATLTATLPPGASATNLSAGCTAAGTTVTCSYGPIANSAVVNKTFRVPLSLLTLGPVTVTGRRTTSAPTDPNTVNNNASATCTALSIILVTCP comes from the coding sequence ATGTCCTCACGTTCCGTGTTACGCCCGTCGCGTCCGCGACGCAGATTCTCCGCGCTGGTCGCCGCCGGCGCACTCGCCGTCGCCGGTCTGGTCGCGCTGCCCGCCCCCGCCGCGCAGGCGGTGCCGCCCGCCCCGGTGGCATACGTCCCCGACCTGCTCAGCGACACCGTGACAGCGCTCGACACGGCCACCAACACGGCGGTCGCGACCATCCCCGTCGGTTCCTCCCCGATCGGTGTGGCGGTGTCCCCGGACGGTACCCGCGCCTACGCCGCCAACAACGGCTCCGCCTCGGTGTCGGTGATCGACACCGCCACGAACACCGTCACCACGACCATCGCGGTCGGCGCCGGACCCATCAAGCTCGCGGTGTCCCCGGACGGCGGCACCCTCTACACCGCCGACTCCGGCGCGAACACCGTCTCCGTCGTCGACACCGCCACGAACACGGTCACCGGGACGGTCGCGGTCGGCGCCCTCCCGTTCGGCATCGCGCTCTCCCCGGACGGCACCCGGGCCTACGTCTCCAACAACAACGGCAACACGGTGTCGGTGATCGACACCGTCACCGACACCGTCGTCGCGACCGTCGGCGTCGGCCTGAAGCCCAACGTCATCAAGGTGACTCCGGACGGCACCCGCGCCTACGTCGGCAACCAGAACTCCCACACCGTCTCGGTGATCGACACCGCCACCAACACCGTCACCGCCAGCGTCGCCGTCGGTATCGGCCCGTTCGGCCTCTCGCTGTCCCCGGACGGCAGCCGGGCCTACGCCAGCAACAACAGCGCGTCCTCGGTGTCGGTGATCGACACCACCAGCAACACCGTCGTCGCCACCGTCGGCGTCGGCAACGGGCCGTTCGAGTCCGCGGTCACCCCCGACGGCGCCTCGGTGTACGTCCCCAACGGCTACGAAGGCACCATCTCGGTCATCGACACCGCCACCAACACCGTGACCACGACGTTCCCGCTCGGCCCCTTCCCCTACGCTGTCGCCTTCGCCCCCGCCGTCGCCGCCGCACCCACCGCGGACCTGACGGTCGCCGTCACCGATGCCCCCGACCCCGTCAACGCGGGCGACCCCCTCACCTACACCGCCACCGTCAACAACAACGGCTCCGACGCCGCCACGGGCACGACCGCCGCGATCACTCTCTCCGGAACCGCCCGCACCATCACCTCCGCGACCGCCTCCCAGGGCTCCTGCGCCATCACCGCGCCGACCGTCACGTGCGCCCTGGGCACCGTCGCCGACGGCGCGTCGGCCACCGTCACCGTGCACGTGACCCCGACCGCGGCCGGCACCCTGACCGCCACCGCCACCGCCACCGCCACGGAGACCGACCCGGTCCCCGGCGACAACACCGCCGCCCAGTCCACCACCGTCGCCACCCCGCCGACCGCGGACATCGACGTCGATCTCACCGCACAGCCCCACATCGGCATCCTGGTGCCCTACCTGAGCTACACCCTCACCGCCCACAACACCGGCCCCGACGCCGTCACGTCCGCGACCCTGACCGCGACGCTCCCCCCGGGTGCGTCCGCCACCAACCTCTCCGCCGGATGCACCGCCGCCGGCACCACGGTGACCTGCTCCTACGGGCCCATCGCCAACAGCGCCGTCGTGAACAAGACCTTCCGCGTCCCGCTGAGTCTGCTGACCCTCGGACCGGTCACCGTCACCGGCCGGCGGACCACCTCCGCACCCACCGACCCCAACACCGTCAACAACAACGCGAGCGCCACCTGCACCGCCCTCTCCATCATCCTCGTCACCTGCCCCTGA
- a CDS encoding RICIN domain-containing protein — protein MSGRPRALLRLLVPAVLAAGVLVPLSAGTASAAQPICVSGTLQFDYQSAEAGTAKPTLTRAARSASVELWGRELATDTDHKLNAGTQLTGAADGSFNLCYTPVNTTSMNHLYVHFATSNNQVWRVANAAGTVYTYDTPTQSNISTNVALGTVKPTTAARAWHAFDTVNPLWSRRANSTTPCWTAAEANAATCTTLTLRWQTGSNDGPYYDLSNTVHLAEGDPDSEHTVLHEAGHFFQHRLYNGTFPTVTNCNPHYIQLASSATCAWTEGFADSVAAYLLGDQRYVFPDGSSYPFTTAAGWQTGDQVQGNVDGALLQLWNQVDGSWDRTITTLASHTPSTFADWFKNVRPTAVPPLSTTGSALTALDTFAINYGPTVVGDNAYHALSNGGGVALQRGTGCSVAISAVAQFAALDTSRASQRWKFAANGDGTARVYDSCPIPLTLTAPTTAGGQISLQAISLGAANQRWQVTQNSSGTYTLTNPATGFVLDGNATAGQAVTANTASAGSAGQKWASVFSIS, from the coding sequence ATGTCAGGCAGACCCAGAGCTTTGCTCCGCTTGCTGGTGCCGGCGGTGCTCGCCGCCGGCGTGCTCGTGCCGCTTTCGGCAGGCACCGCCTCCGCCGCGCAGCCGATCTGCGTGAGCGGCACCCTGCAGTTCGACTACCAGTCCGCCGAGGCGGGTACCGCGAAGCCGACGCTGACCCGGGCCGCCCGCAGCGCCTCGGTCGAACTGTGGGGCCGTGAACTGGCGACCGACACCGACCACAAGCTGAACGCCGGCACGCAGCTGACCGGTGCGGCCGACGGCTCGTTCAACCTCTGCTACACCCCGGTCAACACCACGTCGATGAACCACCTGTACGTACACTTCGCGACCAGCAACAACCAGGTGTGGCGGGTCGCCAATGCCGCCGGCACGGTCTACACCTACGACACGCCGACACAGTCGAACATATCGACGAACGTGGCTCTCGGTACGGTCAAGCCGACCACCGCGGCTCGCGCCTGGCACGCCTTCGACACCGTCAACCCGCTCTGGTCGCGCCGGGCCAACTCGACCACGCCGTGCTGGACGGCCGCCGAGGCCAACGCGGCGACCTGCACCACGCTGACGCTGCGCTGGCAGACCGGTTCCAACGACGGGCCGTACTACGACCTGTCGAACACCGTCCACCTGGCCGAGGGCGACCCGGACTCCGAACACACCGTGCTGCACGAAGCCGGCCACTTCTTCCAGCACCGCCTCTACAACGGCACGTTCCCCACCGTCACCAACTGCAACCCGCACTACATCCAGTTGGCGTCGTCCGCCACCTGCGCCTGGACCGAGGGCTTCGCCGACTCGGTGGCCGCCTACCTCCTGGGCGACCAGCGTTACGTGTTCCCCGACGGCTCGTCCTACCCGTTCACCACGGCCGCGGGCTGGCAGACCGGCGACCAGGTGCAGGGAAACGTGGACGGCGCGCTGCTCCAGCTGTGGAACCAGGTGGACGGAAGCTGGGACCGCACCATCACCACTCTGGCCTCGCACACGCCCTCCACCTTCGCCGACTGGTTCAAGAACGTCCGCCCGACGGCCGTGCCGCCGCTGTCCACCACCGGGTCGGCACTGACCGCGCTGGACACCTTCGCCATCAACTACGGACCCACGGTCGTCGGTGACAACGCCTACCACGCGCTCAGCAACGGCGGCGGCGTCGCGCTCCAGCGGGGGACGGGCTGCAGCGTCGCCATCTCCGCAGTGGCCCAGTTCGCTGCCCTGGACACCTCCCGGGCGTCCCAGCGCTGGAAGTTCGCCGCCAACGGCGACGGCACCGCGCGGGTCTACGACAGCTGCCCGATCCCGCTGACCCTGACCGCACCGACCACCGCCGGCGGCCAGATCTCCCTGCAGGCCATCAGCCTCGGTGCGGCCAACCAGCGCTGGCAGGTGACTCAGAACTCCTCCGGCACCTACACCCTGACCAACCCGGCCACCGGATTCGTCCTGGACGGCAACGCGACGGCAGGCCAGGCGGTCACCGCCAACACCGCGTCCGCCGGCTCGGCCGGCCAGAAGTGGGCATCAGTCTTCTCCATCTCCTGA
- a CDS encoding M20/M25/M40 family metallo-hydrolase has translation MSESSASQAGPSGKTGNAENEVVDLCRELIRIDTSNYGDHSGPGERLAAEYVAEKLAEVGLEPKIFESHKGRASTVARIEGEDPSRPALLIHGHTDVVPANAADWTHDPFSGEIADGCVWGRGAVDMKDMDAMTLAVVRERMRSGRKPPRDIVLAFLADEEAGGTYGARYLVDNHPGLFEGVTEAISEVGGFSLTVNEQLRLYLVETAQKGMHWMKLTVDGTAGHGSMIHKDNAITELSEAVGRLGRHQFPVRVTKTLRHFLDELSDALGTELDPENMEETLAKLGSVAKLIGASLRNTANPTQLGAGYKVNVIPGQATAHVDARFLPGYEEEFLADIDRILGPNVRREDVHADKALETTFDGALVDAMQKALVAEDPIARAVPYMLSAGTDAKSFDDLGIRGFGFAPLKLPPELDFAGMFHGVDERVPVDGLQFGVRVLDRFIDHS, from the coding sequence GTGAGCGAGAGCAGCGCCTCCCAGGCAGGTCCGTCCGGGAAGACCGGCAACGCCGAGAACGAGGTCGTGGACCTCTGTCGTGAGCTGATCCGGATCGACACCAGCAACTACGGGGACCACTCCGGCCCCGGCGAGCGGCTCGCCGCGGAGTACGTCGCGGAGAAGCTCGCCGAGGTCGGGCTGGAACCGAAGATCTTCGAATCGCACAAGGGCCGTGCGTCGACCGTGGCCCGGATCGAGGGCGAGGACCCCTCCCGGCCCGCGCTCCTCATCCACGGGCATACGGACGTCGTCCCGGCCAACGCGGCGGACTGGACCCACGACCCGTTCTCCGGCGAGATCGCGGACGGCTGCGTCTGGGGACGCGGCGCGGTCGACATGAAGGACATGGACGCCATGACGCTCGCGGTCGTCCGCGAGCGGATGCGCAGCGGCCGCAAGCCCCCGCGCGACATCGTGCTGGCGTTCCTCGCGGACGAGGAGGCCGGCGGCACGTACGGCGCCCGCTACCTCGTCGACAACCACCCGGGGCTCTTCGAGGGCGTCACCGAGGCCATCAGCGAGGTCGGCGGTTTCTCCCTGACCGTCAACGAGCAGCTGCGTCTCTACCTGGTGGAGACGGCCCAGAAGGGCATGCACTGGATGAAGCTGACCGTGGACGGCACCGCCGGGCACGGTTCGATGATCCACAAGGACAACGCCATCACGGAGCTGTCCGAGGCGGTCGGCCGGCTCGGGCGCCACCAGTTCCCGGTCCGGGTCACCAAGACCCTGCGCCACTTCCTGGACGAGCTCTCGGACGCGCTGGGCACGGAGCTGGACCCGGAGAACATGGAGGAGACCCTCGCCAAGCTGGGCAGCGTCGCCAAGCTGATCGGTGCCTCCCTGCGCAACACCGCCAACCCGACGCAGCTCGGCGCTGGCTACAAGGTCAACGTCATCCCCGGCCAGGCGACCGCCCACGTGGACGCCCGCTTCCTGCCGGGGTACGAGGAGGAGTTCCTCGCCGACATCGACCGGATCCTCGGCCCGAACGTGCGGCGCGAGGACGTGCACGCGGACAAGGCGCTGGAGACCACCTTCGACGGCGCCCTCGTGGACGCCATGCAGAAGGCCCTGGTGGCCGAGGACCCGATCGCGCGGGCCGTGCCGTACATGCTGTCGGCCGGTACGGACGCCAAGTCCTTCGACGACCTCGGCATCCGGGGATTCGGCTTCGCTCCGCTCAAACTGCCGCCGGAGCTCGACTTCGCCGGCATGTTCCACGGCGTGGACGAGCGGGTTCCGGTGGACGGCCTGCAGTTCGGTGTACGGGTGCTGGACCGGTTCATCGACCACAGCTGA
- the chpH gene encoding chaplin ChpH has translation MIKKIAAAAAVTGGLVLAGAGMAVADAGAQGAAIGSPGVISGNVIQVPVHVPVNVCGNTISVIGLLNPAFGNTCVNA, from the coding sequence ATGATCAAGAAGATTGCCGCCGCTGCGGCTGTCACCGGTGGTCTCGTGCTCGCGGGCGCCGGCATGGCTGTTGCCGACGCGGGTGCCCAGGGTGCCGCCATCGGCAGCCCCGGCGTCATCTCGGGCAACGTCATTCAGGTCCCCGTCCACGTTCCGGTGAACGTGTGTGGCAACACGATCTCCGTGATCGGGCTCCTGAACCCGGCCTTCGGCAACACCTGCGTCAACGCCTGA